The Arthrobacter alpinus genome contains a region encoding:
- a CDS encoding tyrosine-type recombinase/integrase, which produces MVDGTRPASPLLHLLDNVHPLHEDEFVFAAMLSGWRDQQVSRGLAASTVTSRILFIRRFADYCDKLPWQWIPGDVEDFTVHCSSGEGRLAKSTIRAYQARIRVFCDFITDTRYDWIEQCQKRFGYIPQQICHEWNTTAHIADYEGRPERRALTYDELDEFFGTADARVETIIQSGKKGALAALRDTPIFKTVYAFGLRRAEAVGLDIADLRPNPSASRFGNYGSVDVRWGKGSNGSGPRRRTILALPEFDWAIDGLRQWVELGRMRVTNERRGALWPTERGTRVSLRYLDDRFAEIRDGAGLPKELSLHSLRHSYVTNLIEWGYSEKFVQDQVGHLYASTTAIYTSVGSDYKNRVIARALSRVYGDHNAHL; this is translated from the coding sequence ATGGTTGATGGCACTCGCCCGGCTAGTCCCCTATTGCATTTACTGGACAACGTTCACCCTCTTCACGAGGATGAGTTTGTCTTCGCCGCGATGCTCTCCGGTTGGCGCGACCAGCAAGTCAGCAGGGGGTTGGCAGCCAGTACCGTGACGTCGAGGATTCTATTCATTCGCCGTTTTGCAGACTACTGTGACAAATTGCCCTGGCAATGGATCCCCGGGGACGTAGAGGACTTCACCGTACACTGCAGTTCCGGGGAAGGAAGGCTGGCGAAATCGACAATTCGCGCCTACCAGGCAAGAATCCGGGTCTTCTGCGATTTCATCACCGACACCCGATATGACTGGATAGAACAGTGCCAGAAACGCTTCGGATATATCCCGCAACAGATCTGCCATGAATGGAACACTACGGCGCACATTGCCGATTACGAGGGCCGACCAGAACGACGAGCTCTCACGTACGACGAACTTGATGAATTCTTTGGCACTGCCGATGCACGCGTGGAGACCATCATCCAGTCAGGCAAGAAAGGAGCACTGGCTGCCCTAAGAGACACACCGATTTTCAAGACAGTTTACGCGTTTGGCCTCCGAAGAGCTGAAGCCGTAGGCCTCGATATTGCCGACCTTCGCCCGAACCCATCTGCATCCCGCTTCGGAAACTATGGATCCGTGGATGTTAGATGGGGCAAGGGGTCTAACGGCTCCGGACCACGCCGACGAACCATTCTGGCCCTGCCCGAGTTCGACTGGGCTATTGATGGATTGCGGCAGTGGGTCGAGCTGGGGAGAATGCGCGTGACCAATGAACGCCGCGGCGCACTGTGGCCCACCGAACGAGGAACCCGCGTCTCCCTCAGATACCTTGATGACCGGTTTGCCGAGATCCGTGACGGTGCCGGACTGCCCAAAGAACTCAGCTTGCACTCCCTGCGCCACAGCTATGTGACAAATTTGATCGAGTGGGGCTACTCGGAAAAATTCGTCCAAGACCAAGTCGGCCACCTATACGCCTCAACCACCGCGATCTACACTTCGGTGGGCAGCGACTATAAAAACCGGGTGATCGCCCGAGCCCTTTCCCGAGTGTATGGAGACCACAATGCGCACCTCTGA
- a CDS encoding flavin-containing monooxygenase: MNHHQIIIVGGGQAGLAAARAAIDNRMRPILVDASGHAGGAWRRYYDSLKLFSPARFSSLPGMPFPGAQERYPHRDEVVEYLAAYSRTLEAEILRNTKVSRVERAGGFTVHTAAGEALYTDRLVVATGSYGSPIIPELPGLASFKGRILHSKDYKSVKGFEGLRVVVVGGGNSAIQIAVELSHVARVSVASRRKIQWQRQRLLGQDLHWWLHHSGLDRSQWIHRLRGAGVPVVDDGSYRSALQNRHPEATPMFTRVVEEGVMWASGETERVDVLLFATGFRPDVSMLRTIGGALSPTGEPLHTKGVSTTVPGLGFVGLEHQRGFASATLRGVGGDARHVMNRIKNAG; this comes from the coding sequence ATGAACCATCACCAGATCATCATCGTCGGAGGCGGGCAGGCCGGGTTGGCCGCGGCCAGAGCTGCCATAGATAACCGGATGCGACCCATCCTTGTTGATGCATCAGGACATGCTGGCGGAGCCTGGAGGAGATACTACGATTCCCTGAAGCTCTTCTCTCCAGCGCGGTTCTCTTCCCTTCCTGGCATGCCGTTTCCTGGCGCGCAGGAGCGGTACCCGCACCGCGATGAAGTTGTTGAGTACTTGGCTGCCTATAGCCGCACCCTCGAAGCTGAGATACTTCGGAACACGAAAGTCAGCCGGGTGGAGAGAGCAGGCGGTTTCACGGTACACACAGCCGCCGGTGAGGCACTGTATACAGATCGACTAGTGGTCGCCACGGGCAGCTACGGCTCGCCGATCATTCCCGAACTGCCCGGTCTTGCATCGTTCAAGGGCCGCATTCTGCACTCTAAGGACTATAAGTCAGTCAAAGGTTTTGAAGGCCTACGCGTGGTTGTGGTCGGCGGAGGGAACTCTGCCATTCAGATTGCTGTGGAGTTGTCTCACGTTGCCCGCGTAAGCGTTGCCTCTCGACGAAAGATTCAATGGCAGAGACAGCGCCTTTTAGGACAAGACTTGCATTGGTGGCTCCACCACTCAGGCCTGGACCGTAGCCAGTGGATCCATCGGCTGCGCGGGGCCGGCGTCCCTGTCGTCGATGATGGGAGCTACCGTTCCGCCCTCCAAAACAGGCATCCTGAAGCGACCCCCATGTTTACACGGGTTGTCGAAGAAGGTGTCATGTGGGCATCTGGGGAAACTGAAAGAGTTGATGTTCTACTCTTTGCCACAGGTTTCCGGCCAGACGTGTCGATGCTGCGCACCATTGGAGGAGCACTATCACCCACGGGTGAACCCCTGCACACAAAAGGAGTTTCCACGACTGTTCCCGGCCTTGGGTTCGTAGGACTTGAGCATCAAAGAGGCTTCGCTTCCGCAACACTTCGCGGAGTTGGCGGAGACGCGAGGCATGTCATGAACCGGATCAAGAACGCCGGCTAA
- a CDS encoding ArsR/SmtB family transcription factor, whose product MPEETIFPPQIQLFLKALSSESRQKTLALFATGRALSVGEASQLSGLGQSTTSEQLAALRAGGLLRADRYGKTVMYRPDPDAIREQLKVLSSYLNTCCPPLGESDGSR is encoded by the coding sequence ATGCCTGAAGAGACAATATTTCCTCCGCAAATCCAGCTATTCCTGAAGGCACTTTCCAGTGAATCTAGGCAGAAAACACTAGCTCTGTTTGCTACGGGACGAGCCTTGAGTGTTGGGGAAGCCTCTCAGCTTTCAGGGCTGGGCCAGTCAACAACGTCTGAGCAACTAGCAGCCCTGCGGGCCGGGGGGCTGTTGCGTGCGGACCGTTATGGCAAGACCGTGATGTATCGACCCGACCCCGATGCAATCCGCGAGCAATTGAAGGTTCTCTCGAGTTACCTCAATACCTGCTGTCCCCCGCTGGGAGAGTCCGATGGCTCGCGCTAG
- a CDS encoding low molecular weight phosphatase family protein — MTNKPGVLFVCVKNGGKSQMAGGLMRHLAGDTVTVYTAGTKPGPSLNAQSVESLAELGIDISGEHTKPITTNMLANVDLIITLGSEAVVDPVPGIEIRNWDTDEPSTRGIEGMERMRVVRDDINARVQSLRTELMLNS; from the coding sequence ATGACCAACAAACCAGGCGTCCTGTTCGTATGCGTGAAGAACGGCGGCAAATCCCAGATGGCCGGCGGACTCATGCGCCACCTCGCAGGCGACACCGTCACCGTCTACACCGCCGGCACCAAACCCGGCCCCTCGTTGAACGCCCAGTCCGTGGAATCCTTGGCCGAACTCGGCATCGACATCTCCGGTGAGCACACCAAGCCCATCACCACCAACATGCTCGCCAACGTGGATCTCATCATCACCCTCGGCAGCGAAGCAGTCGTGGACCCTGTTCCCGGGATCGAGATCCGCAACTGGGACACCGACGAACCCTCCACACGCGGTATCGAAGGCATGGAACGGATGCGCGTAGTCCGCGACGACATCAATGCTCGTGTTCAGTCCTTGAGGACAGAACTCATGTTAAATTCCTGA
- a CDS encoding universal stress protein: MSEQAARAGFSGSPVIVGVIPDQDPRVWARALELAHSQSAPLIAAFVDPASYLIEWTPGNRVLPISLEPVIEPEDETSISAAEIKDSLATAAAGHDVDWTLRIIGGDPALALGRLAAAVGASTIVIGARRPGFMAKVDELVSGSLIHRLLTTQTVPVLGVPSPEVQRHFHSHG; encoded by the coding sequence ATGAGCGAGCAAGCAGCCCGGGCAGGATTTAGCGGTTCACCGGTCATTGTCGGGGTCATCCCCGACCAGGACCCGAGGGTGTGGGCCCGCGCCCTGGAACTGGCTCACAGCCAATCCGCGCCGCTCATCGCCGCCTTCGTGGATCCCGCCAGCTACCTGATCGAATGGACACCAGGGAACAGGGTCCTGCCGATCTCTCTGGAGCCCGTCATTGAGCCAGAGGATGAAACCTCCATCTCCGCAGCCGAAATCAAGGATTCCCTCGCCACCGCAGCGGCAGGCCATGATGTGGACTGGACGTTGCGGATCATTGGCGGGGACCCTGCCCTGGCCTTGGGGCGCCTGGCGGCAGCGGTCGGCGCCTCGACCATTGTCATCGGGGCCCGGCGCCCGGGATTCATGGCCAAAGTCGATGAACTCGTCTCCGGATCCCTCATCCACCGCCTCCTCACCACCCAGACCGTCCCGGTCCTGGGCGTCCCTTCCCCCGAAGTGCAACGCCACTTCCACTCCCACGGCTGA
- a CDS encoding arsenate reductase ArsC, producing MTEHRKSVLTGLTDDTAVLGRISEDLTQKFIGIFAAETVERYVFESYTALARTSRIHTYLAATTSRFAADRLRALAQSKGAIAHDVPEVLFVCVHNAGRSQMAAALLNKHAQGAVHVRSAGSAPAADLEPSVVAAMAEAGIDLSEEFPKPLTDDVVRAADVVITMGCGDSCPIYPGKQYLDWKIEDPATKDLAGAREIRDEIDLLVQELLTELTTSEEH from the coding sequence ATGACCGAGCACCGCAAGAGCGTACTGACAGGCCTCACGGACGACACCGCCGTCCTGGGGCGCATCAGCGAAGACCTGACCCAGAAATTCATCGGCATCTTCGCCGCTGAAACCGTCGAACGCTACGTCTTCGAGTCCTACACGGCCCTGGCCCGGACCTCGCGGATCCACACGTACCTGGCAGCCACCACCTCCAGGTTCGCGGCCGACCGGCTCAGGGCCCTGGCCCAGTCCAAGGGCGCCATCGCCCACGACGTGCCCGAAGTCCTGTTCGTGTGTGTGCACAATGCCGGGCGCTCCCAAATGGCAGCCGCCTTGTTGAACAAGCACGCCCAGGGTGCGGTGCATGTCCGCTCCGCCGGATCCGCACCGGCCGCCGATCTGGAGCCCTCGGTCGTGGCGGCCATGGCCGAGGCCGGCATCGACCTATCCGAGGAGTTCCCCAAGCCCCTGACAGATGATGTGGTGCGGGCAGCTGACGTCGTGATCACCATGGGATGTGGGGATTCGTGCCCGATCTACCCCGGCAAGCAGTATCTTGATTGGAAGATCGAAGATCCGGCAACCAAGGACCTGGCAGGGGCGAGGGAAATCCGGGACGAGATCGACCTGCTGGTTCAAGAACTTCTCACCGAACTCACCACCAGCGAGGAACACTAG
- a CDS encoding FAD-dependent oxidoreductase, whose translation MTTPRNDLPVAIIGAGPIGLATAANLIERGLTPLIFEAGDSVGAAIRKWGHIRLFSSWEHNIDPASRRLLEPAGWTEPRLTALPYGAELVDEYLKPLAATPAIVNALHLSSTVTAVSRVGMDKTHSRDRDGQPFLVRVTNADGTVTDHHVRAVIDASGTWSQPNPLGQAGLPAPGENEAIADGLITGPLADVTGADRDRFTGKHVLVIGAGHSAANTLISLGQLAKNEPGTRITWAVRGADASRLYGGGDLDGLPARGQLGTRLRTLVEDGVIELHTSFTTTSFATTNQGLAVTGSTPNGDVTLDVDLLIPATGFRPDLDILREIRLELDPIVEAPRDLGPMIDPEFHSCGTVPAHGAKVLAHPDKDFYIAGMKSYGRAPTFLLATGYEQVRSIVAALAGDQVAADQVHLELPETGVCSTDLGGSCDLPAVTGAEQIEAADSCCGTPELVMLDQPASGGCSTPSETAPDTAEAASSCCAAPEPVLFGIPTGLAHGRSATLTD comes from the coding sequence ATGACGACCCCACGCAATGACCTGCCCGTTGCCATCATTGGTGCCGGCCCGATCGGCTTGGCCACGGCCGCGAACCTGATCGAACGCGGCCTCACGCCCTTGATCTTCGAGGCCGGCGACAGCGTCGGGGCAGCCATCCGCAAGTGGGGCCACATCCGTCTTTTCTCCTCGTGGGAGCACAACATCGACCCCGCCTCACGCCGCCTACTCGAGCCGGCTGGCTGGACCGAACCGCGCCTGACGGCCCTGCCCTACGGTGCCGAGCTCGTGGACGAATACCTCAAGCCCTTGGCCGCGACCCCCGCCATCGTGAACGCGTTGCACCTGTCCTCCACCGTGACAGCTGTGAGCCGGGTCGGCATGGACAAGACCCACTCCCGCGACCGCGACGGCCAGCCTTTCCTGGTCCGTGTCACCAACGCCGACGGAACCGTGACCGACCACCATGTACGGGCCGTGATCGATGCCTCCGGTACCTGGTCCCAGCCCAACCCCCTGGGCCAGGCCGGCCTGCCCGCACCCGGGGAGAACGAGGCCATCGCCGACGGCCTCATCACCGGGCCCTTGGCCGATGTCACCGGGGCGGACCGTGACCGCTTCACCGGCAAGCACGTGCTGGTCATCGGTGCCGGCCACTCCGCAGCCAACACCCTCATCAGTCTGGGCCAACTGGCCAAGAACGAACCCGGAACCCGGATCACCTGGGCCGTGCGCGGCGCCGACGCATCCCGCCTCTACGGCGGCGGGGACCTCGATGGCCTGCCAGCACGGGGACAGCTCGGCACCCGCCTGCGCACCCTGGTGGAGGACGGCGTCATCGAGCTGCACACCTCCTTCACCACCACCTCCTTCGCCACCACTAATCAGGGTCTGGCGGTCACCGGTTCCACCCCGAATGGGGATGTGACCTTGGACGTGGACCTGTTGATCCCTGCCACCGGGTTCCGCCCCGACCTGGACATCCTGCGCGAAATCCGGCTGGAACTGGACCCGATCGTGGAAGCACCGAGGGACCTTGGCCCCATGATTGATCCGGAATTCCACTCCTGCGGGACCGTCCCGGCCCACGGTGCCAAGGTCCTGGCCCATCCCGACAAGGACTTCTACATTGCCGGGATGAAGTCCTACGGCCGCGCACCCACCTTCCTGCTCGCCACCGGCTACGAGCAGGTCCGCTCCATCGTCGCCGCCCTCGCCGGAGACCAAGTGGCCGCCGATCAGGTCCACCTGGAACTGCCGGAAACCGGCGTCTGCTCGACCGATCTTGGTGGTAGCTGCGATCTCCCAGCAGTGACCGGCGCAGAACAAATCGAGGCAGCTGATTCGTGCTGTGGCACACCCGAGCTGGTGATGCTTGACCAGCCGGCCTCGGGCGGTTGCAGCACCCCATCCGAAACCGCACCGGACACGGCGGAGGCAGCATCATCATGCTGCGCCGCCCCGGAACCTGTACTTTTCGGAATCCCCACAGGACTGGCCCATGGCCGCTCCGCCACTCTCACCGACTAA
- the trxB gene encoding thioredoxin-disulfide reductase, with translation MTEQLIIIGSGPAGYTAAIYAARAGLAPLVIAGAVTAGGALMNTTEVENFPGFPAGIQGPELMDGLQEQAERFGARIIFDDVTATTLTGHLKTVTTAAGESFEAPAIILATGSAYKELGLPEEKKFSGHGVSWCATCDGFFFREQDIIVVGGGDSAMEEATFLTRFAKSVTVIVRREELRASKIMAQRAKDNPKIHFAYNTAITTIHGDSKVTGVTVEDTVTGETRELSATGIFVAIGHLPRTELVAGQVDLDEEGYIRVDAPTTVTNLSGVFACGDAVDHRYRQAITAAGTGCSAALDAERYLAALEDADSIATALVEEPTHA, from the coding sequence ATGACTGAACAACTCATCATCATTGGCTCCGGCCCCGCCGGCTACACGGCCGCGATCTACGCAGCCCGGGCAGGGCTGGCGCCGCTGGTCATCGCCGGAGCCGTCACCGCCGGCGGTGCCCTGATGAACACCACCGAGGTCGAGAACTTCCCCGGCTTCCCCGCCGGTATTCAGGGCCCGGAGCTCATGGACGGCCTGCAGGAGCAGGCCGAACGCTTCGGCGCCCGCATCATCTTCGATGACGTCACCGCCACCACCCTGACGGGTCACTTGAAAACGGTGACCACCGCGGCCGGGGAGAGCTTTGAAGCCCCGGCCATCATCCTGGCCACCGGCTCCGCCTACAAGGAGCTGGGTCTGCCGGAGGAGAAGAAATTCTCCGGCCACGGGGTGTCCTGGTGCGCCACCTGCGACGGGTTCTTCTTCCGTGAGCAGGACATCATCGTCGTCGGAGGCGGGGATTCCGCCATGGAGGAAGCGACGTTCCTGACCCGCTTCGCCAAGTCCGTGACAGTGATCGTGCGCCGCGAGGAACTGCGAGCCTCCAAGATCATGGCCCAACGTGCCAAGGACAACCCGAAGATCCATTTCGCCTACAACACGGCCATCACGACCATTCACGGCGACAGCAAAGTCACTGGTGTCACCGTGGAGGATACCGTCACCGGTGAGACTCGGGAACTATCCGCCACTGGCATTTTCGTTGCGATCGGTCACTTGCCGCGCACCGAGTTGGTTGCCGGACAGGTTGATCTGGACGAGGAAGGCTACATCCGCGTCGATGCGCCTACCACCGTTACCAACCTCTCCGGCGTCTTTGCCTGTGGGGATGCCGTTGACCACCGTTACCGCCAAGCCATCACTGCCGCAGGGACAGGCTGCTCAGCGGCTTTGGATGCCGAACGCTACCTGGCCGCATTGGAAGACGCCGACAGCATTGCCACCGCGTTGGTGGAAGAACCAACTCACGCCTAA
- a CDS encoding arsenate reductase ArsC has product MSTTETAKKPSVLFVCVHNAGRSQMAAAYLTTLSNGAIEVRSAGSAPAASINPAAVAAMAEEGIDMSTEIPKVLTTEAVKESDVVITMGCGDTCPFFPGKRYEDWELEDPAGQGVDAVRPIRDDIKARIQALITELLPTS; this is encoded by the coding sequence ATGAGCACCACCGAAACCGCCAAGAAGCCCTCCGTCCTGTTCGTCTGCGTACACAACGCCGGCCGTTCCCAGATGGCAGCCGCCTATTTGACCACTCTCTCTAACGGGGCCATTGAGGTCCGCTCCGCCGGCTCCGCACCGGCAGCCTCGATCAACCCGGCCGCTGTGGCCGCCATGGCGGAGGAGGGCATCGACATGTCCACCGAGATCCCCAAGGTCCTCACCACCGAGGCCGTGAAGGAATCCGACGTCGTGATCACCATGGGCTGCGGGGACACCTGCCCGTTCTTCCCTGGAAAGCGTTACGAGGACTGGGAACTTGAAGACCCGGCCGGGCAGGGCGTGGACGCCGTCCGCCCGATCAGGGACGACATCAAGGCCCGCATCCAGGCACTCATCACCGAACTTCTCCCCACCAGCTAG
- the arsB gene encoding ACR3 family arsenite efflux transporter, with protein sequence MGKLSTLDRFLPVWIIAAMLIGLLLGKFVPGLNTALDAVKVGSVSLPIAIGLLVMMYPVLAKVRYNETGRVLADRKLMITSLVLNWVAAPAFMFALAWIFVPDLPEYRTGLIIVGLARCIAMVMIWNDLACGDREAATVLVLINSVFQVFAFGALGWFYLQVLPGWLGLPTTSADFSFWAITASVLIFLGIPLLAGFLTRFIGEKAKGRDWYEGKFLPKLGPWALYGLLFTIVLLFALQGDAITSNPMDVARIALPLLVYFLVVFAAGMVIGRLLNLGYAKTTTLAFTASGNNFELAIAVAIGTFGVTSGQALAGVVGPLIEVPVLVALVYVALWARKRFFTTQPLSV encoded by the coding sequence ATGGGTAAGCTCTCCACCTTGGACCGGTTCCTGCCGGTGTGGATCATCGCCGCCATGCTCATTGGCTTGCTGTTGGGCAAGTTCGTTCCGGGGTTGAACACCGCCCTGGACGCAGTAAAGGTTGGGTCTGTTTCGCTGCCCATCGCCATTGGGCTGCTGGTCATGATGTATCCGGTCCTGGCAAAAGTCCGTTACAACGAGACCGGCCGTGTCCTGGCGGACCGCAAGCTGATGATCACCTCGCTGGTCCTGAACTGGGTGGCCGCTCCGGCCTTCATGTTCGCCTTGGCCTGGATCTTTGTTCCCGACCTGCCCGAGTACCGCACGGGCCTGATCATCGTGGGCTTGGCGCGATGCATCGCCATGGTCATGATCTGGAACGACCTGGCCTGCGGTGACCGCGAGGCCGCCACCGTGCTGGTGCTGATCAACTCTGTGTTCCAGGTCTTCGCCTTCGGCGCCCTGGGCTGGTTCTACCTCCAGGTCCTCCCGGGCTGGCTGGGACTTCCCACCACCAGCGCCGATTTCTCCTTCTGGGCCATCACCGCCTCCGTACTGATCTTCCTCGGCATCCCGTTGTTGGCGGGGTTCCTGACCCGATTCATTGGCGAAAAGGCGAAGGGCCGTGACTGGTACGAGGGCAAGTTCCTTCCCAAGCTGGGCCCCTGGGCCCTGTACGGGCTGTTGTTCACGATCGTGCTGTTGTTCGCCCTCCAGGGGGATGCCATTACGTCCAATCCGATGGATGTGGCCCGGATTGCCCTGCCGCTGTTGGTGTACTTCCTGGTGGTCTTCGCCGCTGGCATGGTCATTGGGCGGCTCCTGAACCTGGGCTATGCCAAAACCACCACCCTGGCCTTTACTGCCTCGGGCAACAATTTTGAGCTTGCCATTGCCGTCGCGATTGGCACCTTCGGTGTCACCAGCGGCCAGGCCTTGGCTGGCGTGGTGGGCCCCCTCATTGAAGTGCCCGTCCTGGTCGCCCTGGTCTATGTGGCCCTGTGGGCGCGGAAACGATTCTTCACCACTCAGCCCCTGTCAGTTTGA
- a CDS encoding ArsR/SmtB family transcription factor produces the protein MNTALTMETTTEQVCCEPSSQPVLNAADAQSSARVLKALSDPNRLRLLSIVKAGDGGEACVCDLTEPLDLGQPTVSHHLKILVDAGLLEREKRGTWAYYSLVPGALEKAATLITGL, from the coding sequence ATGAACACTGCATTAACGATGGAGACAACTACTGAGCAAGTCTGCTGCGAACCCAGTAGCCAGCCCGTGCTCAACGCGGCTGACGCCCAGAGCTCTGCCCGGGTGCTCAAGGCACTCTCGGACCCGAACCGGCTGCGCCTGCTCTCCATCGTCAAAGCCGGCGACGGCGGCGAGGCTTGCGTGTGTGACCTCACCGAGCCCCTGGATTTGGGTCAGCCCACCGTCTCCCACCATTTGAAGATCTTGGTTGATGCCGGACTGTTGGAGCGCGAAAAGCGCGGCACCTGGGCCTACTACTCACTGGTCCCGGGCGCCCTCGAAAAGGCCGCGACTCTCATCACCGGACTGTGA
- a CDS encoding GNAT family N-acetyltransferase → MTEHGVQGVQIRLMAESDWDAVQGIYAQGIATGNATFEEQVPAKADFLSTRIPELRIVAEDTNGDVVGWAAASPTSTRAAYRGVIEHSVYIDQAQAGRGIATQLLQDLISRAQTNGYWTIQSGIFAENTASRALHTKTGFREIGRRERIAQMTFGPAAGQWRDTFLYELRL, encoded by the coding sequence GTGACTGAGCACGGGGTTCAAGGCGTGCAGATCCGCCTCATGGCCGAGAGTGACTGGGATGCTGTCCAGGGCATCTATGCCCAAGGAATCGCCACCGGAAATGCCACCTTTGAAGAACAGGTGCCGGCGAAAGCTGACTTTCTGTCCACAAGGATCCCGGAGCTCCGCATCGTCGCCGAGGATACCAACGGCGATGTTGTTGGCTGGGCTGCAGCATCGCCCACCTCAACCAGGGCGGCCTACCGCGGCGTCATTGAGCACTCCGTGTACATAGACCAGGCCCAGGCAGGCAGGGGCATCGCCACCCAGCTACTCCAAGACCTGATCTCACGCGCCCAAACCAATGGCTATTGGACAATACAATCCGGGATCTTCGCTGAAAACACGGCCAGCAGGGCCCTCCACACCAAAACAGGATTCAGGGAAATCGGCCGACGCGAACGCATCGCACAAATGACCTTCGGGCCAGCAGCCGGGCAGTGGCGAGACACCTTCCTCTACGAACTTCGCCTCTAA
- a CDS encoding arsenic resistance protein — translation MDWVKPQNLVTRMEHHQIGLYLIAILTGGAIGLLAPGSAGALEHSINPILGLLLYATFLGIPFASIGKAAKDLRFMGTVMALNFVIVPVVVFGLTRFIAGDQALLLGVLLVLLTPCIDYVIVFTGLAGGSSDRLLAAAPVLMLLQMLLLPLYLLLFVGPEVVSAIDPTPFIEALVVLIIIPLGAAALTQALARTHSAGRTMMTIMQALMVPLMMGTLAVVVGSQITGVGKELGSLLAVVPLYAAFLVVMVPLGMLAAKSARLDAPATLAVIFSGATRNSLVVLPLALALPEPLSLAALVVVSQTLVELIGMILYVRYLPVLIRNENPQQPA, via the coding sequence ATGGACTGGGTGAAACCCCAGAATCTTGTTACCCGGATGGAACACCATCAGATTGGCTTGTACCTGATCGCCATCCTGACAGGCGGGGCCATTGGACTCTTAGCCCCGGGCTCGGCAGGGGCGCTGGAACACTCAATCAATCCGATCCTTGGATTGTTGCTATACGCGACGTTTTTGGGGATTCCTTTTGCATCCATTGGCAAGGCCGCCAAGGATCTGCGGTTCATGGGCACTGTGATGGCGCTGAATTTTGTGATTGTTCCTGTGGTGGTGTTTGGATTGACCCGTTTCATTGCCGGCGACCAAGCCCTGTTGCTAGGGGTACTGCTTGTGTTGTTGACTCCTTGCATTGACTACGTAATTGTATTCACCGGTCTGGCTGGCGGGTCCAGCGATCGACTCCTGGCCGCCGCCCCGGTGTTGATGCTGCTCCAGATGCTTTTGTTGCCCCTGTATCTGCTGTTGTTCGTTGGCCCCGAAGTTGTCTCGGCAATCGACCCGACACCCTTCATTGAAGCCTTGGTTGTCTTGATCATCATTCCGCTGGGCGCGGCGGCACTCACACAGGCACTGGCGCGCACACATTCGGCGGGCCGGACCATGATGACGATCATGCAGGCCCTCATGGTGCCGCTCATGATGGGGACATTGGCCGTGGTCGTAGGCTCCCAAATCACCGGAGTCGGGAAGGAACTTGGGTCTCTGCTGGCAGTGGTCCCGCTCTACGCCGCATTCCTCGTCGTGATGGTGCCACTGGGCATGCTCGCGGCGAAGTCGGCCCGACTCGACGCACCCGCTACCCTTGCCGTGATTTTCAGTGGCGCGACCCGCAATTCACTCGTGGTGCTCCCGCTGGCCCTGGCACTGCCCGAACCTCTCTCCCTGGCTGCCCTGGTCGTGGTTTCCCAGACCCTAGTCGAACTCATCGGCATGATCCTCTACGTCCGGTACCTTCCAGTGCTCATCCGCAATGAAAACCCTCAACAGCCGGCCTAG
- a CDS encoding glutaredoxin family protein, whose product MTITIYSKPYKSGCFQCDKTKDLLDAAGISYIFVDITSNDAALEYISEDLGYAQAPVVLVEIAGSIDHWSGLNPPKIQKAIALELAA is encoded by the coding sequence ATGACGATCACCATCTACTCAAAGCCTTACAAGTCCGGTTGCTTTCAGTGCGACAAGACGAAGGATTTGCTGGACGCTGCAGGGATCAGTTATATATTCGTTGACATCACGAGCAACGATGCAGCGCTGGAGTACATCTCGGAAGACCTCGGCTACGCGCAAGCCCCCGTGGTGCTGGTAGAAATTGCTGGCAGCATCGATCACTGGTCAGGGCTGAACCCACCCAAGATTCAGAAGGCCATTGCACTAGAGCTGGCCGCGTAG